The DNA segment AGTCCTCACGCTCGCACATGAAAGTATTCGGGTCCAGCGGCACGCGCGGGGTCGCCAACGAGGAGTTGACCCCGCAGTTCGCGCTGAAGGTCGCGGAGGCGGCCGGGACGGTGTGGCGCGCCGACCGCGTGGCGGTCGCCCGCGACACGCGCGCGACGGGGGAGATGCTGGCCGACGCCGCCGCCAGCGGACTGGCGAGCGTCGGCGCCGACGTCGACCGCCTCGGCATCATCCCCACGCCGGGCGCGCAGGCCTACGCCGAGCGCGAGCAGATGCCGGTCGTGATGATAACCGCCAGCCACAACCCCTCGGAGTACAACGGCGTGAAACTGATCGGAGCCGACGGCGTCGAACTCGCGGTCGAGGACCTAGAACGCATCGAGCAGAAGTTCCTCGCCGAGAAGTTCGAGACGGTCCGGTGGAGCGAGACGGGCGAGAGTCGCCGCGTCGAGGGTGCCCGCCGGGAGTACGTCGAGGGGATGCTCGCCGCGGTCGACCGCGAGAGAATCGCCGACGCCGACCTCACCGTGGCGCTGGACCCCGGCCACGGCGCGGGTTCGCTGACCTCCCCGGAGTTCTTCCGCGAACTCGGCTGTCGGGTCGTCACCGCCAACAGCCAACCCGACGGCCACTTCCCCGGCCGGGACCCCGAACCGGTCCCCGAAAACCTCGGCGACCTCGGTCGCCTCGTCGCGGCGACCGACGCCGACGTGGGCATCGCCCACGACGGCGACGCCGACCGGGCCATCTTCTACGACGAGAACGGCGAG comes from the Halorussus vallis genome and includes:
- the glmM gene encoding phosphoglucosamine mutase, yielding MKVFGSSGTRGVANEELTPQFALKVAEAAGTVWRADRVAVARDTRATGEMLADAAASGLASVGADVDRLGIIPTPGAQAYAEREQMPVVMITASHNPSEYNGVKLIGADGVELAVEDLERIEQKFLAEKFETVRWSETGESRRVEGARREYVEGMLAAVDRERIADADLTVALDPGHGAGSLTSPEFFRELGCRVVTANSQPDGHFPGRDPEPVPENLGDLGRLVAATDADVGIAHDGDADRAIFYDENGEYVEGDATLAALAAAELEPGDSVVSAVNVSQRLVDVADDAEAYLELTPIGSTNIITRIEGLWKNDRPVPVAGEGNGGIFFPDYRLARDGAYTAAKFLELLADRTVSEVVEPYDDYHNVRINIGYANDAEREALLEAAEREADEATADVTTLDGYRLDYGDAWVLARPSGTEPMVRIYAEARELSRAEELAEAMAEELREAKAAV